The genomic interval TAATCTGTTATAAATCAAGGTTATAGTGAAGGTATTATTTTTTGATCATTCACCGGTTTACGGCGGGGCCGAGCAAAGCCTGCTTTCAATTTTACCGGCCTTAAAACCGCCAATAGCGCCGGTTTTGCTGGTTTTACCCGACAGCATTCTGGTTAAAAAAGCCCGGGAACTGAAAATAAGATTCCGGACGATAAACTTAAGCCCCAGGCTTGCCTCTTTGCCCCAGGCCCGGCTGGCAAAAAATATTTTTAATCCGCTTTTATGGAGGGATATCTCCCGGACCAAAAGGGCTTTGGCAGATGCGGTTCAAAAAGAAAAAGCCGACTTGGTTTATGCCAATACCCTGAAATCCGTCATCCTGCTGGGTCTCTGCAGCAAAAAGATCCCCCAGCCGCAGGTGTGGCATATCCGAGATATCGTCTCCGGCCTGCCGGCGGTTTTGCTGTGGCGGGTTGGCCGGATCAGCAGTCCCAAAGTCATAGCTGTTTCCCGGGTTGCCGCCGGCCAGCCGGCTTTGAAGTTCAGCGCCACTGCTCCGACAGTGATCCACAATGGAATAGATCAGGAAAAATGGATATTTGACAGCCGACAGCAAAAGCCTGACGAGGTCAAAGCCCGGTTGGGAATTAAGCCGGGAGAATCTTTGATTGGCGTTTTTGGCCAGCTTTCGGCCTGGAAGGGGCAGGAACACGCCATCCAGGCCTTGGCCCACCTTAAGCGGCGGGGATTTTTGTGCAAACTGCTTTTGGCCGGTGACGCCATTTTTGCCGGGCAGGGATATCCTGAAAAACTGAAGAGTTTAGCCGGATCCTTGAATATCTCCGAAGATGTGATATTTTCCGGCTGGTTAGAAAACGCCGCTCCCTATATGATGGCGGCCGATATCATTGTTCACACTCCGGTAAAGCCGGAGCCTTTCGGCCGGGTGCTGATCGAGGCCATGGCTTTGGGCAAGCCGGTGGTGGCCATTAAAAACGGAGGGATTCCCGAGATCATCGACCACGGGCGGAGCGGATTGCTGCTGGAAAGCCACCAGGAACTGCCTTTTGTGCTGGAACGGCTTTTATGCCAGCCGGCCCAGGCCAAGGCTTTGGGTGATGAAGCCCGGCGCCAGGTTGAATTGAGGTTCAAGCTGTCGGATACGGTTTCAAGAGTCTCGGATTTCTTAACGGGGGCGTTCTCAAATATTTCCAGAACAAGTTTAAAGGGTTTTGAAATTTTGTAGCGGCAGCCAAATCTACAATAATAAACAGACTGAATGAGACTTAGTTTTATTGACTTTTACTGATGGGAGCGGATACCCTTCACCGGACTAAATATCGGTCATATTCAGGGCAAGCTCTGTGGTGAGCGACTTGTACTGAGCTTGCCGAAGTAAGCCGAACCAATAGTGGACCTGGTTTGACAAGCCTTGGCGGAGTTTGACAGCAATTTAGATCCAGCCCTATTAACCAATTGGGGTTGTTCGGAAAATAACCGGTCAGTACTGCACCCAGTTAAATTAAAATCTGTTATTTCAAAGGATATGATAATATGAAAGAAACATTGAAGAATCTATTTTTTATAGCTGCGCTGCTGTTCTTCCAAAGCGCCCTGGCTCAGGATGCGGCCAAGGCAATCACTGAGGCCGGCCTGACGGTTCCTGACGCGGTTGATAAGGCCAAAGAGGTTGGTTATTCCGACCAGGAAATCCTCAAAGCCATTGAACAGGCCAAAAATGAGGGAAAGGTTCCGGTGGAGCAGCCATCTGTTCCGGATGAAAAGAGAATCAAAGAAACTCTTGGCCTAAGCCGGACTTTTCAAGAAATACAAAATGCCGTCTTCGAAAGCTACAATATCATAACGACCCCCAAATACAGGCTGTTTGCCCTGCCGCCGTTTGGCTACGAGATATTCAACAATCCCCCTGCCAGCTTTGAGCCGCTGGACTACGGTCCGGCCGATCCCAACTACCAGATCGGCCCGGGCGATGAATTGGCCGTAAGCCTTTACGGAGACGTCCAGTATTCCAACACTTTTAAGGTTGACCGCGAAGGAAAGATCACCATACCCGAGGCGGGTATTATTATCGTTAACGGAGAGACTTTGGCCGCGGCAAGCAAAAAGATCGTCGAACGGCTGTCATTGGTCTATTCAGGCATAAGATCCAGGTCAATATCGGCAGACATAACGCTGGGAAAACTAAAACGGATCAAGATATTCGTCATGGGCGAGGTTCGGCAGCCCGGTGGCTTTACCATCTCCAGCACCAACACCGCTTTTACCGCCCTTTATTATGCCGCCGGTCCGACCAATCAGGGATCCCTGCGGAGGGTGCAGGTCCTGCGGAACAATAAAACCATTGCCACTATTGACCTGTACGATCTGATCCTCAAAGGTAAAAAGGACAGCGATATCCGGCTGCAGAATGGGGATGTGGTCTACGTGCCCCTGGCCCCCAAAAAGGTTGCCATTCCCAGAGGGGTTTACCGTCCGGGCATCTACGAGCCTTTGCCCGGGGAAGGTTTAAAGGCGGTCCTGGCGTTGGCCGGAGGCTTGCGCCCCGATGCCTACACCGATATCATCCAGATCAACCGCACCGGCAAGGACGGACTTGTCAAACTGATAGACCTGCCCTCTAAGGAAATTGCCGGATCCGCCGCCGAATATGACCTGGAGAGCGAGGACGTGATAGGCATTTACAAGGTGCCGGAAGGGGTGGACAATATCGTCCAGATCAACGGATTGGTGCTGATACCGGGGACCTATCAGATAACCGACAGCACTACCCTGGGGGATCTGATAACCAAGGCCGGCGGCCTGCTGAAGATTGCCTATCAACCGCGGGCCGAAGTATCGCGGATACTGTTTTATGCCCGGCCCGAGTCGACGGTTACCTTCATCCTTAACCTAGACAGCGAGGCCGACCTGTCCTTTCCCCTGAAATTCCGGGACAAGGTGATCGTAAGACAGGATCCCGATTACCACTTACAGAAGGGGGTCACCATCGACGGGATGGTCCATTTCCCGGGATATTATTCGCTGACCGCCGAGGGCGAGAGGCTCTCCAGCGTCATCAAGCGGGCCGGGGGACTGAAGCCGCTGGCTTACCCCGAGGGAAGCATTTTTAGCCGGGCCGGGGCGGGGCAGATAGACGTCAACCTGGCTAAGGCCCTGAGCAATAATGGCAGCCTGCATGATGTGGTAATGCGAGACGGCGATGCGCTGTCGGTCCCGGAGATGCCATCCACGGTGAATGTCATTGGCGCGGTGCGGTTTCCGGTCAATACTCTCTACGAACGGGGGCAGGGGTATAAGTACTACCTGGAAAAGGTGGGCGGCGCCACCGAAGAGGCCGACCGTAAAAGGATAACCGTCAGGCTGCCCAACGGGCGCAATATGAAGCCAAAAACTTTCTTTGGGCTGGTTCAAAGGGATATTCCTCCCGGCGCCTCGATCATCGTGCCCCGGAAAAAGGAAAGCACAGACATCAACTGGGGCGATGTCCTCCAAAATACAGCGGCAATTATATCGACTGCCGTAATGACCATAGCGGTAATCCGACAATATAAATAAGACAGTCTCCTAACAGGGAATCCGGGTGGGCATCTTCCAACAGCAGGCCATGGAAGATCAAAGATTGACATAAAATTAACCCAAGGAGTTTGATAACTTATGGACAACATTCAACTGACCAAAGGTCCGGATTTTGATATTGATGCGCTTTTGAAGCATCTGGGCATTTTTTTTGATGCCCTGGAAAAAAACAGCAATATTCTGCATTGCCATTACGGCAATAACAGCAGTGGTCCTGTTTATTATGCCAAATCACTATACTGCGCAGGCCACCATCTTTGCCATCAAGCAAATCAAGCAATAATAGGTTTCCGGCCGGCCCCTGAAACATGCCCCAAGAGGATCAAAACGATGAAAAGGAGAATCCATTGATGGATAATGAAACCCGTAAAAACATCATTAATCAAGAAGCCGTTTATCATTATCTCAACATCATTCTGGCCAACTGGAGAAGGATGGCGATGTTCATGGGGGCGGCGCTGTTAATTTCGGCCGCAGTATTGCTAATAACTCCCAATTACTACGTTTCACAAGTCACCATTCTGCCCGCCGGCAAAAGCTCCTTTTCGGGGCTGATGAACCTGGCTTCGGAGCTGGGTTATTCATCATCGGGCGAGGTCATTATCAATTCTCCTCAGGTCATTTTCCGGATAGTGCGCAGCCGCATACTGTCCGAGATGCTCGGCAAGCGGGTCTATTTTCACAGCGGCAAAAACCGCGCCCTAATGCTCCATGAGGTTTTTAAGATAAAGGAAAAGGATCCGGCGCGGAGAGAATACTTTACTCATCTGGCTTTAAACCGGGCCATGACCACCAGCATAGATGCCCGGATCAAGAGCCTGGATATTTCTTTAAAAGTAGATGACCCGCAGATAGCCGCGGAACTAATGAATGCCATAGTCGAGGAGCTTGATAATTACAATATCTTGTACCGGAACAATAAAGCCAAAATGAACCGGGAATTCGTTGAGAAAAGGCTGAAAGACACAGGCGATTCGCTGGCAAAATACGAAGAGGCGCTGAGGCTGTTCAGGGAAGAGAACCGCAACGTAGCTCAATCACCCATGCTCATGCTAAGGCAGCAGAGGCTGGTCAGAAGAGTAAATGTCAGCTATGAGCTATACCTGCTATTAACCAAAGAATACGAAACCGCCAAGCTTCAGGAGGTCAGGGACACCCCGGTGCTGGATATCATTGAAAGGGCCAGGCCGCTGCCGGTAAAGAGCGGCCCGGTAAGGAGAAAAGCCCTGATGACGGTGTTTCTTCTGGCCCTAGTCTCGGGTTTGTTTTTTCTGCTGGCCGGCGAGCATCTTAAAAAATCCGGGATCATCGTTCGGCTTCGCCAGCTGGAAGGATATCGGGCAATATCCCGGGACCTGTCCGCTGTTTTCAAAAGGCTCCGGGGATGAACTTCAGGTACCGGCCGGCCGGATTCCATAATCAGATAATGAGGCCTGTTTAGAATGTGCGGCATCTGCGGGATAGTGTCTCTCGGCCGGGAAGGACCGCCGGTGGATTCGAAAGAACTGCTGAGGATACGCGACAGGATGGCCGTCCGGGGGCCGGACGAAGCGGGGTTGTGGACTTCGCCTGACCGCAAAGCGGCCTTGGGCCACCGCCGACTTTCCATCATAGACCTGAGCCGGCAGGCGTCCCAGCCCATGACCGACGACAGCGGGCGATACGCCATAGTCTTTAACGGCGAGATATACAACTACCGGGACCTGCAAAGGCAGCTGTCCGGGTCGGGCCATAAATTCAGGAGCAACAGCGACACCGAGGTTTTGCTGGCCCTGTATGCCCAGATGGGCGCCGGCATGCTGGATTCTTTGCGGGGAATGTTCGCCCTGGCCATCTGGGATGACAGTGATAAGCGCCTTTTCCTGGCCCGGGATCATTTCGGCATAAAACCGCTGTATTACTCAAGGGACGGCAGATATTTCCGTTTTGCCTCCCAAGTCAAGGCCCTGCTGGCCGGAGGCAAGATCTCAAGCCGGGCAGACCAGGCTGGGCAGGCCGGTTTTCTGACCCTGGGGTATGTGCCGGAGCCCCACACTACATTTGAAAGCATCCAGGCTTTGCCGGCCGGGACTGCCAAAATGATCGGCCGATCGGGCCGGGAACGGGACATAAAGTATTTCGAGCTGACTAATGAATTAACCGGAGCCGAAGTATCTTTTAAGGAATCCTTTCAACCGGCTCTCCCCGTGGAAGAATTACAGTCAGCCTTCAGGGATTCCGTAAATTATCACTTGGTTTCGGACGTGCCGGTGGGGGTGTTTCTTTCATCCGGAGTAGATTCCACCACAATCGCTGCTTTGGCCTCCGAGCATAAAGCCGATATCAAAACAGTGACCCTGGGCTTTGCCGAATTTAAGGGAAAAGAAAACGACGAAGTCCCTCTGGCCGAAAAGACGGCCGCTTTGTTAGAGACCGATCATACTTCAAGTTGGATATCCCGGAGCGATTTTACCGGGCAACTGGAAAAACTGCTGGAAGCCATGGATCAACCCTCTATCGACGGAGTCAACACTTACTTTGTCAGCCGGGCGGCCTCTCAGATAGGACTAAAAGTTGCATTGTCTGGGCTAGGCGGAGATGAACTGTGCGGCAGCTATTCCAGCTTCAGGCATATTCCCCAAATGACCGCTTGGTTCAAAGGCTGGAAGGATCATCGCAAATTGGCTGGAAATATCCGCCGGCTGGCTAGTCCGATGTTAAAATCTTTTATCTCTCCCAAATATGCCGGGCTTTTTGAATACGGGGGGTCTTATGGCGGGGCATATCTCTTAAGAAGGGGGCTTTTTATGCCCTGGGAATTGCCGGGACTAATGGGAAAAGATGAGGCCGAAAGGGGCTGGGCCGATTTGAACTTATTAAACCGCCTGGAGAACGCAGTGGAGCCGATAAAGGCTCCCCGCCTGAAAGTTGCCGCGCTGGAGCTCTCCTGGTATATGAAAAACCAGCTTTTGAAGGATTCGGACTGGGCCGGCATGGCCCATTCCCTGGAGATTAGGGCGCCCTGGGTGGATGTAAAACTTTTCCGGGCCCTGTTGCCGTTCATGGCAAGGGGGAAAGTGGATAAAACCTCATTGCTTTCCAGCGTCATCAACACATTGCCGCCTGAAATAAGAAGCAGAAAAAGAACCGGTTTCTCGGTTCCGGTCAGAAACTGGCTGATGGAAGAAATCCCGGCCCGCCGCAAGGCGTGGGGATTGAGAGATTGGGCCAGACTTTTACACAATAAATGGGTTAATATATGAAATTGGTCCGAGTCTGCGATCATACATTCATCTGCGATTGGCTGAATGATAATTCCGTATTATTGGATTGCGGGGTGAATCATGGCGATTTCTCCAAGTGGATAGAAATGAACATTGGGTGTTCTATCTATGGTTTTGAGCCTGACCCGGGGTTGTTTATACATCTTCCGCAAATAGCCAAGGCTCAGTTTTTCCCCGTTGCCATTTTAGATAAGATAGGCGAGATGCCCTTGAATTTAGGCACAAATATTTGCAGCAGCTTAATATTCAAAGAAACTCCGAAGCAGGATGTTCGGCGGGTAAAAACAACAACCTTGGAAAGCTTTTGTCAGCAACGTAATATTCAACAGATAGACTTTTTGAAATTGGATATTGAAAGAGCTGAAATCGGAGTGCTTGAAAATGTGAAACCCGATATGTTGCGACAGATTGTTCAAATAACGGTGGAATTCCATGACCATCTTGACATAAGGGAAAGACCGAAAATAAAAAGGGTGATTAAGAGGCTGAACAGGTTGGGCTTTTATTGTATTCGTTTCTCCTTTTTTAAATATACGGACACTCTTTTCATCAATAGTTATTTAGCTCCCTTATCACCAATTGATCTGTTATGGCTTAATGTAAAAAGCTTTTCCCTGGGTCTAAAAAGATATATGTATAGAATGTTTATGCGAAAATAAATGAGAGCGCTGTTTTTTACTACCGAGGCATTTGGCGGGCATGGCACATTCCTTGGAGATAAGGGTGCCCTGGGTTGATGTCAAGCTTTTTCGGACATTGTTGCCGTCAATAGCAAAAGGTGAATTGGGTAAAGGATCGTTGCTTTCCACCGTTGCCGATATGCTGCCGCCGGATATTGGAAGCAGGAAGAAAACCGGGTTTTCGGTCCCGGTAAGGGAGTGGTTGATGAAGGGAAACCAAAATTCCATGACGAGGGGATTAAGAAAATGGGCGAAAATAATAAAGGACAATTATTAAGGTAGTATGAATAAATGTAAGTTTTGTGACAATAACTTATCAATATTTTCCGAATCATATTTGCAATGCACGCATTGCGATATTCTTATTAGCAGTCTTCCGGAAGGCTCTTATGACGCAAAATATTATTATGTTGAAAATTATCGATCTAAGGAGACCCAATTTAGATCAAAACAATTATTTAAATATTTCAAGCAATATATAGGAGAAAAAAAATGCCTTGATTTCGGTTGTAATGACGGTTCGTATGTGCTGTATTCAAGAGCAAAGGGGATTGATTGTATCGGGATAGATATAAACAAATATGTTATGGCGAAGAATAAATCTCATTCACCCGATATATTTTTTCATCCCGATGAAATCAGGTCGAAATTTTCTTGCGTTACGGCTTTTGATGTTATTGAGCATTTTGATGATATAAATGTTTTTTTTCATGAGATTGAACGCTTTGTGGATAGCACCGGCATGCTGATTTTTACAACGCCGAATGTACACAGTAAGTGGATTAAAATATATAAGAAGGGTTGGCACGGATACGGCATTCCGAAGTATCATAGGTATATTTTTTCGGTAGGTTTTTTAAAAAATATTCTAAT from candidate division TA06 bacterium carries:
- a CDS encoding FkbM family methyltransferase, which gives rise to MKLVRVCDHTFICDWLNDNSVLLDCGVNHGDFSKWIEMNIGCSIYGFEPDPGLFIHLPQIAKAQFFPVAILDKIGEMPLNLGTNICSSLIFKETPKQDVRRVKTTTLESFCQQRNIQQIDFLKLDIERAEIGVLENVKPDMLRQIVQITVEFHDHLDIRERPKIKRVIKRLNRLGFYCIRFSFFKYTDTLFINSYLAPLSPIDLLWLNVKSFSLGLKRYMYRMFMRK
- a CDS encoding glycosyltransferase family 4 protein; its protein translation is MKVLFFDHSPVYGGAEQSLLSILPALKPPIAPVLLVLPDSILVKKARELKIRFRTINLSPRLASLPQARLAKNIFNPLLWRDISRTKRALADAVQKEKADLVYANTLKSVILLGLCSKKIPQPQVWHIRDIVSGLPAVLLWRVGRISSPKVIAVSRVAAGQPALKFSATAPTVIHNGIDQEKWIFDSRQQKPDEVKARLGIKPGESLIGVFGQLSAWKGQEHAIQALAHLKRRGFLCKLLLAGDAIFAGQGYPEKLKSLAGSLNISEDVIFSGWLENAAPYMMAADIIVHTPVKPEPFGRVLIEAMALGKPVVAIKNGGIPEIIDHGRSGLLLESHQELPFVLERLLCQPAQAKALGDEARRQVELRFKLSDTVSRVSDFLTGAFSNISRTSLKGFEIL
- the asnB gene encoding asparagine synthase (glutamine-hydrolyzing), which translates into the protein MCGICGIVSLGREGPPVDSKELLRIRDRMAVRGPDEAGLWTSPDRKAALGHRRLSIIDLSRQASQPMTDDSGRYAIVFNGEIYNYRDLQRQLSGSGHKFRSNSDTEVLLALYAQMGAGMLDSLRGMFALAIWDDSDKRLFLARDHFGIKPLYYSRDGRYFRFASQVKALLAGGKISSRADQAGQAGFLTLGYVPEPHTTFESIQALPAGTAKMIGRSGRERDIKYFELTNELTGAEVSFKESFQPALPVEELQSAFRDSVNYHLVSDVPVGVFLSSGVDSTTIAALASEHKADIKTVTLGFAEFKGKENDEVPLAEKTAALLETDHTSSWISRSDFTGQLEKLLEAMDQPSIDGVNTYFVSRAASQIGLKVALSGLGGDELCGSYSSFRHIPQMTAWFKGWKDHRKLAGNIRRLASPMLKSFISPKYAGLFEYGGSYGGAYLLRRGLFMPWELPGLMGKDEAERGWADLNLLNRLENAVEPIKAPRLKVAALELSWYMKNQLLKDSDWAGMAHSLEIRAPWVDVKLFRALLPFMARGKVDKTSLLSSVINTLPPEIRSRKRTGFSVPVRNWLMEEIPARRKAWGLRDWARLLHNKWVNI
- a CDS encoding class I SAM-dependent methyltransferase, producing MNKCKFCDNNLSIFSESYLQCTHCDILISSLPEGSYDAKYYYVENYRSKETQFRSKQLFKYFKQYIGEKKCLDFGCNDGSYVLYSRAKGIDCIGIDINKYVMAKNKSHSPDIFFHPDEIRSKFSCVTAFDVIEHFDDINVFFHEIERFVDSTGMLIFTTPNVHSKWIKIYKKGWHGYGIPKYHRYIFSVGFLKNILMAKGFNVDAVFTVAPIDKNGFSLLVRSGYRLKKKKIEKLLLLPVAIIKYLLGNFKNGQEDTICIVARKK
- a CDS encoding SLBB domain-containing protein; translated protein: MKETLKNLFFIAALLFFQSALAQDAAKAITEAGLTVPDAVDKAKEVGYSDQEILKAIEQAKNEGKVPVEQPSVPDEKRIKETLGLSRTFQEIQNAVFESYNIITTPKYRLFALPPFGYEIFNNPPASFEPLDYGPADPNYQIGPGDELAVSLYGDVQYSNTFKVDREGKITIPEAGIIIVNGETLAAASKKIVERLSLVYSGIRSRSISADITLGKLKRIKIFVMGEVRQPGGFTISSTNTAFTALYYAAGPTNQGSLRRVQVLRNNKTIATIDLYDLILKGKKDSDIRLQNGDVVYVPLAPKKVAIPRGVYRPGIYEPLPGEGLKAVLALAGGLRPDAYTDIIQINRTGKDGLVKLIDLPSKEIAGSAAEYDLESEDVIGIYKVPEGVDNIVQINGLVLIPGTYQITDSTTLGDLITKAGGLLKIAYQPRAEVSRILFYARPESTVTFILNLDSEADLSFPLKFRDKVIVRQDPDYHLQKGVTIDGMVHFPGYYSLTAEGERLSSVIKRAGGLKPLAYPEGSIFSRAGAGQIDVNLAKALSNNGSLHDVVMRDGDALSVPEMPSTVNVIGAVRFPVNTLYERGQGYKYYLEKVGGATEEADRKRITVRLPNGRNMKPKTFFGLVQRDIPPGASIIVPRKKESTDINWGDVLQNTAAIISTAVMTIAVIRQYK